One Ignavibacterium sp. DNA segment encodes these proteins:
- the wecB gene encoding UDP-N-acetylglucosamine 2-epimerase (non-hydrolyzing) codes for MKIISVVGARPNFMKVAPFIFEINRYNLESLKTNREQIFHLLVHTGQHYDDLMSQKFFNDLNIPEADINLGIGSGSHAEQVGNSMIELEKVFQKEKPDWVIIYGDVNATLAASITAKKLLIKVCHIEAGLRSGDLKMPEEINRLVTDRLADLLLTPDLLSVENLKKEGIPDSSIRFVGNIMIDTLENNRAKSDELDVKQIVKSNIISNLKEVSITQDNYAVITLHRPSNVDDKEILTSLVGFISKEISDVLPVIWAIHPRTEKQLKLFNLWNKLIQVPDIFLVNPLGYHDMLKLNKHAKIMLTDSGGLQEECTVLGTPCLTLRWNTERPVTLREYGGASVLVGNDIDRIREEFFRTLKESRRPERPALWDGRTAGRCLEEILKYC; via the coding sequence ATGAAAATAATAAGTGTAGTAGGTGCACGACCAAATTTTATGAAAGTTGCACCGTTCATTTTTGAAATCAACCGGTATAATCTGGAATCGTTAAAAACTAACCGTGAACAGATTTTTCATCTGCTGGTTCATACAGGTCAGCATTATGATGATCTTATGTCTCAAAAATTTTTTAATGATTTGAACATTCCTGAAGCTGATATAAATCTTGGTATAGGATCAGGTTCACATGCTGAGCAGGTCGGCAATTCAATGATTGAATTAGAAAAAGTTTTTCAGAAGGAAAAACCGGATTGGGTAATTATTTATGGTGATGTTAACGCAACTTTAGCAGCCTCGATTACAGCTAAAAAATTACTTATTAAAGTTTGTCATATTGAAGCAGGTTTACGCAGCGGTGATCTGAAAATGCCCGAAGAGATTAACAGACTTGTAACCGACAGGCTTGCTGATTTACTATTAACTCCTGATTTATTATCAGTCGAGAATCTTAAGAAAGAAGGGATTCCTGATTCATCAATTCGCTTTGTTGGAAATATTATGATAGACACACTGGAGAATAACCGGGCAAAATCTGATGAACTTGATGTAAAGCAGATTGTTAAATCCAATATTATTTCCAACCTGAAAGAAGTATCTATTACTCAGGATAACTATGCAGTTATCACTTTGCACAGACCATCGAATGTTGATGATAAAGAAATATTAACTTCTTTAGTCGGTTTTATCTCAAAAGAGATTTCAGATGTTCTGCCTGTTATCTGGGCAATTCATCCAAGGACAGAAAAACAACTTAAATTATTTAATTTATGGAATAAGCTTATTCAGGTGCCGGATATATTTTTAGTAAATCCCTTAGGTTATCACGATATGCTTAAACTTAATAAGCACGCTAAAATAATGCTTACAGACAGCGGCGGTTTACAGGAAGAATGCACAGTTCTTGGTACACCCTGCTTAACATTAAGGTGGAACACTGAAAGACCTGTTACATTACGTGAGTACGGCGGAGCGAGTGTTTTAGTTGGTAACGATATAGATCGTATCAGAGAAGAGTTTTTCCGAACACTTAAAGAATCCAGAAGACCTGAGAGACCTGCATTATGGGATGGTCGAACCGCCGGCAGATGTTTAGAAGAAATATTAAAGTATTGTTAG
- a CDS encoding glycosyltransferase family 4 protein, protein MNSKPKIAVIGLKGLPAFGGAASVGENIITQLKDQFEFTVLSTQPYTDLKTGNYNGINQIVFKGRKKNALTTFAYYLKSLLYCLFVNKFDLIHLHHSESGFITPFLRIKNKVITTFHGVFFNKTDPKFNRFINSFFRLSEKLNMKYSNLIISVSSIDAQDLKNKYHKDVIYIPNGITLLENKVKPQDDYLFFAAARIYEIKGLDILLDAVKLINVPIKIKIAGDLDQIKSYRSKILLSAKNLDIEFLGLIKDKKELLKYINNAKLFIFPSLFEAMSMMLLEAASCKTPIIASDIASNKAIFNESEVLFFRNKDHQDLANKIHWALENYSTMETKSVKAFEKLKNEYRLDIIAHRYKKLYNSIK, encoded by the coding sequence ATGAATTCAAAGCCTAAAATAGCCGTAATAGGTCTAAAAGGTTTACCTGCCTTTGGTGGTGCAGCCTCAGTCGGTGAAAACATTATTACGCAATTAAAAGATCAATTTGAATTTACAGTTCTTAGTACTCAACCATACACAGATCTTAAAACAGGTAATTATAATGGTATAAATCAAATTGTCTTCAAAGGGCGCAAGAAAAATGCTTTAACTACATTTGCTTATTATTTAAAATCATTGCTTTATTGTTTATTTGTAAATAAATTTGATTTAATTCACCTTCATCATTCAGAGAGTGGGTTTATTACTCCATTCTTAAGAATAAAAAATAAAGTTATTACCACATTTCACGGTGTCTTCTTTAATAAAACTGATCCAAAATTCAATCGCTTTATTAATTCATTCTTCCGGTTATCTGAGAAATTGAATATGAAATATTCTAATTTAATTATCTCTGTATCATCCATCGATGCTCAAGATCTTAAAAATAAATATCACAAAGATGTTATTTATATTCCAAATGGCATTACATTACTAGAAAATAAGGTGAAGCCTCAAGATGATTATTTATTTTTTGCGGCAGCAAGAATATATGAGATTAAGGGTTTGGATATTTTATTAGATGCAGTAAAATTGATTAATGTACCAATTAAAATAAAGATTGCAGGCGATCTAGATCAGATAAAATCTTACAGGTCAAAAATATTATTGAGCGCAAAAAATTTAGATATTGAATTTCTTGGTCTGATAAAAGACAAGAAAGAATTGTTAAAATATATAAATAATGCAAAATTATTTATTTTTCCATCTCTCTTTGAGGCAATGTCTATGATGCTTCTTGAAGCGGCATCGTGTAAAACCCCTATTATCGCAAGCGATATCGCTTCAAATAAAGCCATATTTAATGAGAGTGAAGTTTTATTTTTTAGAAATAAGGACCACCAAGATCTCGCAAATAAGATACACTGGGCTTTAGAAAATTATTCAACAATGGAAACAAAATCAGTGAAAGCATTTGAAAAGTTAAAAAATGAATATCGTTTGGATATCATAGCACATAGATATAAGAAATTGTACAATTCAATTAAATAG